The Strigops habroptila isolate Jane chromosome 8, bStrHab1.2.pri, whole genome shotgun sequence genome includes a window with the following:
- the SNORC gene encoding protein SNORC isoform X3: protein MGCESPASAEHPQGPVPTLWNEPPELPSGAGPMDAATTTARLSDATAFPLYTSELEPEDTTHLHRLDAGDGSLGPGAIGAIVIASLLGTSVLVALVIITLRKFSAS, encoded by the exons ATGGGATGTGAGTCTCCAGCATCTG CAGAGCACCCACAGGGCCCGGTGCCCACCCTCTGGAATGAGCCACCCGAGCTGCCCTCTGGAGCTGGCCCCATGGACGCTGCCACCACCACAGCCCGGCTCTCGGATGCCACGGCCTTCCCCCTGTACACGTCTGAGCTGGAGCCTGAGGACACCACTCACCTGCACCGGCTGGATGCTGGGGACG GGTCGCTGGGACCCGGAGCTATCGGTGCCATTGTCATCGCCTCTCTCCTGGGCACCTCTGTGCTTGTGGCCTTGGTCATCATCACGCTGAGAAAGTTCTCTGCCTCCTGA
- the SNORC gene encoding protein SNORC isoform X4: MGCESPASEHPQGPVPTLWNEPPELPSGAGPMDAATTTARLSDATAFPLYTSELEPEDTTHLHRLDAGDGSLGPGAIGAIVIASLLGTSVLVALVIITLRKFSAS; the protein is encoded by the exons ATGGGATGTGAGTCTCCAGCATCTG AGCACCCACAGGGCCCGGTGCCCACCCTCTGGAATGAGCCACCCGAGCTGCCCTCTGGAGCTGGCCCCATGGACGCTGCCACCACCACAGCCCGGCTCTCGGATGCCACGGCCTTCCCCCTGTACACGTCTGAGCTGGAGCCTGAGGACACCACTCACCTGCACCGGCTGGATGCTGGGGACG GGTCGCTGGGACCCGGAGCTATCGGTGCCATTGTCATCGCCTCTCTCCTGGGCACCTCTGTGCTTGTGGCCTTGGTCATCATCACGCTGAGAAAGTTCTCTGCCTCCTGA